DNA sequence from the Prochlorothrix hollandica PCC 9006 = CALU 1027 genome:
GGACGGTGGGGTGGGGTGGGAGCCAGTGGATTTGGGCGATCTGGGCTGGGGAGTAGGTGGCTTTGAGGAGGGTTTGTTGGGCTGGGGGTAAGTCATCCAGGGCTGCCAGGACGGGGGAGGAAAAACCGCTGGCTAGGGTAAAGGCTGCGGCCCGATCGGCTTGGTAGAGAAAATTAAGCCACGCATAGGCCGCGTCGGGCTGGGTTGCCCCAAGGGGCAGGGCAAAGACCGTCATCCAGCCCAGTGCCCCTTCCTGGGGAACCACAAACTCAAAGGCGGGATCCAGTTGGTGCAGGAGCCAGCCGGTGCTATCCCAGGCTAAACTGACGCTGGCCCGTCGATCGTACATTAAATCAATAATATCCTCGGCATTTTGCCAGGGGGGGGCTAAATTGCCCTGGCAGCGGCGCAGGTAGCGATCGCTCTCGGCCAGGAGCTTCCCCCAGGCCAGGGGATCCGGGGGCACCTGTTGCAGGGCTTGGAAGGGGTTTAAGCCTTGGGCATAGGCGGCTACCATCAAACTAGGAAACTGCCGGGGCAAGGATACCTGTTGGGGCAGGGCACGATCGCACAGATCCCGATAGCTCCGAATGGGGCGATCGACGGTCGCCGTATTGACCACTAACCCCAAGGTTCCCCAGGCAGCGGGTAAGCCATAGGGGGCTGGGGTTTTGGGCGCGTTGGGGGGTTGGGCTGGGGGAGTCTGAGGGGCGGGGGTGTCCGCTCCTAGGGTTGCGATCCCAGGCTGAGGGCTTTGGGTCAGTTGCTGGGCCTGGGTTACTAAGACTGGATTCAAGCCGGCTCGGTTAGTGATGCGATCGAGATCCCAGGGTTGATAGCGGCTTGCCAGGGACTGGTCGGGTTCTGCTCCCCACAGCAAATCACTGGCCAGGGGAGTCACAAGGTCATAGGGGCGATCGGCGCTGTCTAGCTGGGCTTGGAGATCGGCGGTGGAGCTAACATAGGTAATATTGACCCTAATCCCGGTTTCCTGCTCAAAAGCCCGCACTAAAGCCGGTGGGGCATAGCCTTCCCAGGTCAAAAGCTGAAGACTGGGGGGGGCAGATCCCCCGGTCTGTACCGCAGGACCCGATGGATCGGGATCCGGGGGGGAGGAAAACAGGGTTAGGGGTGGGGCTGGGCTACAGGCACTGGAGATTAACCCTAGTACGATGCAGAACCCAGGAATGCTATGGCCCTGGGTCAAGGATGGGAACGATCGCGATAAACGGAACATTTGGGAACCAAAACCCACTAAACTTCCATCTCAGGTAGGGGTCGCGCCCCCGTGCCGACCCTCTTGGGGACCCACAGCCGGGGCAACCACGGGGGGATTGCCCCTACCAAAATCGGGGAATCTGCCAAGGTGAAATAGACCCTCTCAAATCGCCTAAGGTCTTTTGTCTAGAGCCTGAAACTCTCATTCTCCTGTGGCCTCCTGAATAATTACCTTAAAGATTTAGCGCTTATAAAAAGGACGTTTGACCACGGCACCCGGACAGTTTTTGCCCCGAATGGTGACGCTGAGGCTTTGGCCCAAACTAGCCAGGTGGGGGGGCACATAGGCCAGGGCGATCGCCTGGGCGAGGGTGGGGGACCAGGTGCCACTGGTGATTGTACCGACAATTTCCCCCCCGTGGGTTACGGGATAATCATGGCGGGCAATGTTGCGCCCCTCCATCACCAGGCCCACTAAGCGCCGGGATAGCCCCTGGGCCTTTTGCTGCTCCAAGGGCGATCGACCGATGAAGTCGCCTTTGCGATCCAAATGCACTAGCCAGCCTAATCCCGCCTCCAGGGGGGTTGTACTATCGTCCATATCTTGGCCATAGAGACCCATGGCTGCTTCTAGGCGCAGGGTGTCCCGTGCCCCCAGTCCGCAGGGGGTGACTCCGTGCTGGATCCAGGTGTCCCAAAGCTGTTGCCCCGCTGCTGCCGGTTGCATGACTTCAAAGCCGTCTTCCCCGGTGTAGCCGGTGCGGGCCAAAAAGGCGGGTTGTCCCTGGAGGGTGGTGGTGACATGGCCGAAGCGGGACACTTGGGCGAGGTCTAGGGGGACGAGGGCTTGGAGGGTGGCGACGGCCTGGGGTCCTTGGATGGCTAGGAGGGTGTGGCTTTGGCTGAGGTCTTCCAGTTCTAGGCGATCGCTGTCTAAATGCTGCAATAACCACTGTTTATCTTTGTGGCAGGTGGCGGCATTGACGATGAGGGTGATGACTTCCTGGCCGGGGGTGATGTCTTGGGCGTAGACAATCAGATCGTCCACGATGCCCCCCTGGTCGTTGAGTAGGACGGTGTATTGGGCGGCTCCTGGGGGGAGGGTTTGGAGGGCGGAGGGCACGAGGCGATCGAGTTGGGCTAAGACATCCTGACCCCGCAGCACAAATTTACCCATGTGGGAAATGTCAAAGATTCCCTGGGCGGTGCGCACCTGCTGATGTTCTTGGAGGAGGCTGCTAAAGTGTACGGGCATATCCCAGCCCCCAAATTCAGTCATTTTGGCCCCTAAGCTCAGAATCTGATGATGGAGGGGGGTGCGCAACAGGGAGGGGGGGGCTTCAGTCACGGCGGTAGGATCTCAACGGGGTGTTCAGCTATCCACTGTAGGTTTTAGGGGATCGTTCCACAAGGGGCGAGGGACGACCCAGGGGGACGGGAGATAACCACTGAAGTGGTTATTACGAACGGGGTTCCTGCGAAGGTTTGGGGTGTTCACTTTTAGTGAACGGGGGGGAACCACTGAAGTGGTTATTACGAACGGGGGGGGTGTTATAAATGTTTGGGGTGTTTCTTGGAGTGGAATTGGGGGGTTTGGGATGTATGAGTATCGTCGGTTAACGGTGGAGCAACGGGCTGAGGTGGTGCGGGAACGGTTGGCGCGGGGATATCCTCCTCATCAACCGCCCCATCCGATTAGGGACCAGGTTTGCTATTTGATAACGGCGGCTTGCTATGAGCATAGGGCTTTGATGAAGGCTGAAGCGCGACGGCAGCAGCTTTTAGATTTGTTGTTTGAACGCTTTACGGATTGTGGTGTGGAGTTGCGGGGGTGGGTGGTTTTGCCGAACCACTACCATTTGTTGGTGTATTTGGGGGGTGAGGATTGTAGTTCTCTGGGGGAAGGACGGGAACGGGTTGGTGGTGGGGAGTTTGATTCTTATCAACGGATCGGGAAGGTGATCCGGGTTATCCATGGTGCGCTGGCTCGATCGTGGAATTCAGCGGATGGGACGGCGGGGCGGAAGGTGTGGTGCCGGTATAGCGATCGCGTGATTCGTTCTGAACGCCATTACTACACAACGTTGAACTATATTCACTACAACCCGGTGAAGCACGGTTGGTCAGTGTCTCCCTATGACTGGTCTGGGGGTAGCATACATTGGTATTTGGCCGAAAAGGGGCGGGAATGGTTGCGGGATAGTTGGGTGAGGTATCCGGTTAAGGACTATGGTAAGGATTGGGATGAGGTTAGTGATGCTGACTAATTCGCGCTAAGGTGAGTCATATCAACAAAATGCGCAAATTGATGACGAGTTGGTGGAATATTGCGAGAATGATACCCGTTTAGGCGGGATGGTTCACTTTAGGGAATAGTATGTTTTGGTTTATGGCTCTGCCTAAGAACCCGATCGCCTGCTGAAATCAGTTGCTGCTCTCGCTGGGGAGGAGGTGATTCCCGGCTTTAGATTCCCTGTCGCGGATCTATGCCAAAAGCTCTCGTTTTCAGCGTTCCGTTCCCCCCTGGCAGGCCCGATGGGGACTAAGCCACGCACTGGAACCCGTTACTGGCTCTCCGGTAACCCTAACTGCTGTCTCAATGCCGCCGGTACTCCCGTTGCAGTCTCCAACCCCTTCACCCCTTCCCACTTCGTCCCTTCATCCCATCTCACCAATCCCCAGTGCCGATCGCGTAATTTCGCACTGCTAAGGTCTGCGCCCCTGAGGTTTGCGCCGCTGAGGTTTGCGCCGCTGAGGTCTGCGCCCCTGAGGTTTGCGCCGCTGNNNNNNNNNNNNNNNNNNNNNNNNNNNNNNNNNNNNNNNNNNNNNNNNNNNNNNNNNNNNNNNNNNNNNNNNNNNNNNNNNNNNNNNNNNNNNNNNNNNNGAGGTTTGCGCTGCTGAGGTTTGCGCTGCTGAGGTTTGCGCTGCTGAGGTTTGCGCTGCTGAGGTTTGCGCCGCTGAGGTTTGCGCTGCTGAGGTATGCGCCGCTGAGGTATGCGCGGCTGAGGTTTGCGCTGCTGAGGTTTGCGCTGCTGAGGTTTGCGCTGCTGAGGTTTGCGCCCCTGAGGTTTGCGCCCCTAAGGTCTGCGCCCCTAAGGTCTGCGCCGCTGAGGTTTGCGTGGCTGAGGTTTGCGCCCCTGAGGTTTGCGCTGCTGAGGTTTGCGCTGCTGAGGTTTGCGCTGCTGAGGTTTGCGTTGCTGAGGTTTGCGCCGCTGAGGTTTGCGCCCCTGAGGTTTGCGCGGCTGAGGTCTGCGTCGCTGAGGTTTGCGCCGCTGAGGTTTGCGCTGCTGAGGTATGCGCCCCTGAGGTTTGCGCGGCTGAGGTCTGCGCTGCTGAGGTTTGCGCGGCTGAGGTCTGCGCTGCTGAGGTTTGCGCGGCTGAGGTTTGCGCGGCTGAGGTTTGCGCTGCTGAGGTCTGCGCCGCTGAGAAATAATCTCATATGGATGGCAAAAGTGCTGGGGTTGAGGCTGTCTCCATAGGCGATTACTTTCCAGAGGCGCTGTGTCCGATCGTTCCCTACTGGTTGACCACTGGGATAGAAGTGGAGGGAATCCTTGAGGGAATCATGGTTTTGACCGTAGCGGTGTAGCTCCAGCAGCAAAATCATCACATTCAGCCCTGTATAGAGATCCACCTGTCGTAAACCCAGCGTTAACCCCAACTCCCGTAACTGCATCATTTTGCGCTGGGGTAAATTCTCCCCCGGAGCCATATCCAGAAACTCCCCCTCACACCATCGGTCATAGAATTGATGTAACCGATCAAAAAGCCTCACCAGATTCTCCGGCTCAGCATCCCGGAACCACAGCACCCGCAAGGAATCCATCACCTCCACCGTCAACATCTGCCCCGCCAATAGGTCATACACCTGCCAGTGCATCGCCTCATCGGGTATATAAAACGGTTGCCGCCGTTGCCCTGGTTCGGCCCAATCCGCTAGGGCTTCCGCCAACCGCTCAGCACAGAGAAACTCCCCAAAGCTTTTGTGGACAAACTCCACCGATCCCTCCCCTTGTCCGGGCTTCAGGTAAAACACCGCTAGGGCATTATTGAGGGGATTCTCCCCTAATCGCTGTTGAGCTTGATCGAGAAACGCCTTAGCTCCTGCATCCTGCTGCAAACGGCTCTGAATCATGGCCAGGGATGCACACTCCCGCCCCGACTGCCACACCGCCAATCCCGCTTCCTGCAAGATATGCCGCAGGTTCTCCGTGTCCAATGCCGTAATCTGCTGATTTAACCCCTCGGCCCGCTGCTGAGTCAGTACCCAGTGCAAGGTTTTCTCGTAGATCAACACCTTGGCTTCGGCTGCATTCGTGCCCTCAAAAATCCCCGCCTCCAGTTCTCCATCCCGGTGCATGGCCGCAAACAAATAGAGCAACAGTGGTTCCCGGATCAACTCCTGCACCGAGTCCGCTAAGGGGGAATTCTGCCCCGGTGTCTGGAGGGTTTGGGGATCCTGCTGCTGGATCTGGTCCCATTGCTGGAACCACTGGCTAATTTGGGTATCATTCAGGGGTTCAATGGCAACCCGGCGCAAATTGGAGGGCATCGTCCGCTCAATGCTGTGCAGGGCCATGGTGCGCCCCGTAATTAGAACCCGGTGCTGTTTCTCCGAGTTACGGCCACAGCTTTCCTGGAACCGGCCCACCTGCCCCAAAAACTGCTCCAGCCCACCGCTGGTGCGCCCCTCCATCAACAACTCATCAAAACCATCCAACAAAAAGAGATAACGGATACTGCGATCGGTCAGCCAGCCCGCATCGGTTTGGGCAAAGTCCCGATCGACCCCCTTGCGCAAGGTTTCCTCGAAATCTTTTTCCAGAACCGTCAAATCCCGCAACCGGATCAGAATGGGCACCCAACGGGGATATTCCTGCCGCCGCAGGCGATCGGCCATCATCCGACAAAACACACTTTTGCCCCGTCCTGGACCCCCTTGGATAAACAGCACCTGGTTTTTCTGTTGTTCATCCGCCAAAGACTCCAAAACCCACTCTTCCAGGGCAATGGGAGACTTAGACCGGTTCACTTCCCCATCAGATCGCAACGGTTGCGCCAACAAGGGTACATAAATATCCTGAAAGGTAAACGATTCTCCAAACACCTTTTCCTGGGGCTTGGGGGCAATCACCTCCTCTAAATAGCGCTCTAAGCTCTGATAGCGTTCCAGGGTTTCCCGTCCCCCCAAGCGGTACAGATCCGCCAAGGGTTGCACCGTCTCTCCCGCCGTGGACACCGCCTCCAGCCAGTGGGGTTGCGCTAACCGCAGCAAGCGATCGCCCCAGTCCTTTGCCACAGCCTCAGGTACCTCTGCTGCCTGTAACTGTTCCACTAACACCGCCGCCAACTGCTCCCCTAGCCTGGAACCGTGCAAACTGCCCACGGCTGCTTTGGCTTCTGCATCGGTTACGGTTTGGAGGCGATCGGCCTGTAACTGACATAACCGGTTCAGGTTGAGGCTTTTTAAGCCCTGGCGTAACTGGGGATCGGTGATCTGCTTCAGGTCTCTTTGCAACGCCTGTCCATAGGCTAACTGGGCCACCACTGCCACGGAGTTGGCTAAGGTCGGTTCTGCTTTAGTGACTTTTAAATAAATCTTCAGGAGCTTGGCCCCCACCGCCACCAAGGGCACCGCCTCCCCCAGATCCAACAGGTCGGCATCGAACCCCTCCAACAACTGGGTTACCTGGGGCAACGCCTCGGCGATCGCCGCTGCATCCTCCCCCCAACTTTCCAGGGTCTCCGGTGCTTCTACCAGGACATTAGCTCCCGCCTCAAGTTTCTCCCGCGTCACCAGGGCGCGAATATCCGTATTGAGAAACGTCAAGAATGTGAATTTGGGCGTGGAGTTGGGCATGGTCAAGACCAAACTGGAGAGAATAGGGGAATTATAGGCTAAAGCCAGGGTTAACGAGCAGCCTGAGGGGTCGATCGCCTAGGTGGGCACCGGTAGCGCTTCCAGGATTTCCGCGATCGCCCCCGCCGCCGTCAACCCCGAAAACCGAGCCTGGGGATCCATGATAATGCGGTGGGCCAACACATCCTGGGCCAAAAACTGCACATCCGCCGGAGTCACCATCTCCCGTCCCTCAAAAAACGCGATCGCCTGGGCAATCTTCATCAACGTCAACGACGCGCGAGGACTCGCCCCCAACTGCACCCCCGCCTTCTGGCGGGTTCCATGGACAATATCCACCACATAGCGCTTAATCTCATCACTGACCCGGATCCCCTTAACCCGCTGCTTCAGATCCATCACCTCCTCCAGGGATAAACAGGATTGAATGCGATCGAGGGGGTGTTGCTGCACCTGGGCCGACAGAATCTCCACCTCCGCCTCCGGGGAAATGTAGCCTAGGCTGAATTGCAACGCAAAACGGTCCATCTGGGCCTCCGGTAACGGGTAGGTGCCCCGGGACTCCACCGGGTTTTGGGTAGCAATCACAAAGAACAGATCCGATAACTTGCGCAGGGTGCCATCCACACTGACCTGGGATTCCGCCATGGCCTCCAGCAGGGCCGACTGGGTGCGGGGCGAAGCCCGGTTAATCTCATCGGCTAGGACAATATTGGCGAAAATTGGCCCTTCATGGAACCGGAAGCTGCGATCGTTCTGGTCAAAAATCGACACCCCCAAAATATCTGAGGGTAAGAGATCCGGCGTAAACTGAATGCGCTTAAATTGAGCTGCCACCGACAGGGCCAGGGTCTTGGCTAAGGTGGTTTTGCCGGTGCCGGGGTAATCCTCCAGCAGCACATGGCCCCCACTAACAAAGGCCGCCAATAGTTTTTGGATGGCCGATCGTTGCCCCTTAATCACCGTTTCGATATTGGCCACAATGCGGGTATAGGCCGATCGCCCATCCCCCACCAGGGGGACATCAGCAGCCGGGGAGGGAACGGGGACAGAATCCATGGCCATGGGGTATTACTCAGGAACGAGGGGATGGGGGGCGGTTCAAGGGTTCAGGGCTATTGTATCGCCCCAGGGAGTACAGTTCTAGGGGTTAGGTCTAGGGGTTAGGTCTAGGAACCCGTAGGCGAAACCCAACAGTACGCTTAGAGGGTTTTTCCCTGATCTTTTTTCCCTGATCTTTTTTCCCTGATCTTTTTTCCCTGATCTTTTTTCCTTGATCTTTTTTCCCTGATCGTTTCTCCCTGATCGTTTCTCCCTGATCTTTTCTCCTTGATCTACTGTTGCGTGACCCGCCAGCCGAGGCGAACACTGAGCCAGAAATTCCAGAGGGTCACTAAGGCAATGGCTAGGAAATTGGCGATGTAGGCATTGAGGGACAGTTGATTAAAGAAAACATTGAGGATCAGGATTTTTAAGACCAGCCCTAGGCCGCAAATGCTGTTGAACTTGAGAAATCGCTTCAGGGTTTTGCGCCGTTGCCGTTGCCGCTGGCTAAACTCCCGGAACGTCCAGCGATCGTTCCAGATGAAATTATTCACGATCGCCAACTCCGCCGCCAACACCGCACTGCGGGTTAATCCCCAGCCCAGACCATCGAACAACAGATACAGTACCCCCATATCCACCAACAAGCCACTGCTGCCCACCAGGCCAAACTGGAGAAAACGCTTGACCGGGAAACGTAGCCGTTGCTTAACCCCCTGAAACCGCCCCGTGGTTAACCGTAACCGTAATAAATGGTGGAGATAGTCCCAATATTGCTGAGCCGTCACCTTACTGTCCCCCGCCTCCCGTTCCTGGAAGACATAGGGCACTTCGGCGACTCGATCGAGGGTTCCCCGCCCCAGGACTTCAATCAGGATCTTGTAGCCCAGGGGTTGCAGGGGTCGGGCGGCGATGGCCGATCGCCGCACCAGGAAATAGCCACTCATGGGATCGGAGACCCGACCCACAGCACGGGGCAACAGCACCAGCCCCAGCAGTTGGGCACCTCGGGACAAAATGCGCCGAGCTAGGCTCCAGTCACTGACCCCACCCCCATCAATGTGGCGACTGGCCACCGCCAGATCCGCCCCCTGGCGCACCTGGGCTAGGAGTTCCAGCAATACCTCTGGGGGGTGTTGCAAATCGCCGTCAATTACCCCCAGAATCTCCCCCTGTGCCCCTTGCCAGCCCCGAATCACGGCACTGGATAGCCCCCGCTCCCCCTGGCGACGCATTACCCGCAATTGGGGATAGTCGGGTAGATAACCTTAGGCCAGTGCCCAGGTGCGATCGGGGCTGTCGTCATCGACAATAATTAGCTCATAGCCCTGGGGTAGGACCGGATCCAGCAGGGCCGATAGGACCGTGATCAGTTTCCCCACATTGCCCCCTTCGTTGTAGGTGGGGACAATTAAGGACAACTGGATCGGGGGGGCGATCGGGGCGCTATTGGCCCGATGCAAGGGGGGAACCTGCAAAATCCCCGTGGGCGGGGTCAGGCACTGGGGCGACGGTGATACGTTCATAACCTAGGCAGACACCTGCACGCGCTCCCGACCCCCTAGGCCAAACGCCTGGTGCACTGCCTGGAGGGCATCAATGGCCTGGGCTTCATCCACCAGGCAGCAGATTTTGATTTCCGAGGTGGCGATCATTTGGATATTAATCTGACTCTCGGCGAGGGCTTGGAAAAAGCGGGTGGCGACACCGGGTTGGTACATCATGCCTGCCCCCACCACGCTGACCTTGGCAATGGCGGGGTTGATTTCGATGGCTCCACAGCCCCACTGGGGGGCCACCGCTGCCAGGACGGATTGGGCAGTGGCGGCATCAGTGCGGGCCACGGTGCAGGCAATGTCGCGGGTTAGCTGATCCCCCACCCGCCGACAGCGTTGGGACTGGATAATCATGTCCACACTGACCTGATGCTCTGCCAAAAGGGTGAAAATCTTGGCCGCCATGCCGGGGCGATCGGGCACCGATCGGATGGCTAACTGGGCTTGCTGGCGATCGAGGGCCACCCCCCGCACCGGTGGCAAGGTGGAAGCCAGGGCCGGGTCTAGGGGTTCAGCGGCCTTGAGGTTGGAGGAACTGACCTGAAAGGTGCGACAGAGGGCTTCAATGGCGCGATCGCGGTCCGCCGCTGCAATGACACAACTCACCTTGACTTCCGAGGTGGAAATCATCTGCAAATTGACCCCCGCCTCGGCTAAGGCTTGGAACATCTGGGCCGCCACCCCCGGACGGCCAATCATCCCCGCCCCTTCAATGCTGACCTTGGCAATGTCTGCATCGGTCATCACCGCCGCCATCTCGCCCCCATCCTTAGGGCTACCCAAGACGGGTAACAGGGCTTCCGCCACCGCTTCGGCCCGGTTGAGGGAGGCTTTGCCCACCGTAAAGGCAATGTCGTTGCTGTTGCCATCGTGGATGGACTGGATGATGAGATCGAC
Encoded proteins:
- a CDS encoding ABC transporter substrate-binding protein, which produces MGFGSQMFRLSRSFPSLTQGHSIPGFCIVLGLISSACSPAPPLTLFSSPPDPDPSGPAVQTGGSAPPSLQLLTWEGYAPPALVRAFEQETGIRVNITYVSSTADLQAQLDSADRPYDLVTPLASDLLWGAEPDQSLASRYQPWDLDRITNRAGLNPVLVTQAQQLTQSPQPGIATLGADTPAPQTPPAQPPNAPKTPAPYGLPAAWGTLGLVVNTATVDRPIRSYRDLCDRALPQQVSLPRQFPSLMVAAYAQGLNPFQALQQVPPDPLAWGKLLAESDRYLRRCQGNLAPPWQNAEDIIDLMYDRRASVSLAWDSTGWLLHQLDPAFEFVVPQEGALGWMTVFALPLGATQPDAAYAWLNFLYQADRAAAFTLASGFSSPVLAALDDLPPAQQTLLKATYSPAQIAQIHWLPPHPTVLNPVTATYTRRLENRP
- the gcvT gene encoding glycine cleavage system aminomethyltransferase GcvT, which produces MTEAPPSLLRTPLHHQILSLGAKMTEFGGWDMPVHFSSLLQEHQQVRTAQGIFDISHMGKFVLRGQDVLAQLDRLVPSALQTLPPGAAQYTVLLNDQGGIVDDLIVYAQDITPGQEVITLIVNAATCHKDKQWLLQHLDSDRLELEDLSQSHTLLAIQGPQAVATLQALVPLDLAQVSRFGHVTTTLQGQPAFLARTGYTGEDGFEVMQPAAAGQQLWDTWIQHGVTPCGLGARDTLRLEAAMGLYGQDMDDSTTPLEAGLGWLVHLDRKGDFIGRSPLEQQKAQGLSRRLVGLVMEGRNIARHDYPVTHGGEIVGTITSGTWSPTLAQAIALAYVPPHLASLGQSLSVTIRGKNCPGAVVKRPFYKR
- a CDS encoding pentapeptide repeat-containing protein, with protein sequence SGANLRGADLSGANLSGANLRGADLSSAKLRDRHWGLVRWDEGTKWEGVKGLETATGVPAALRQQLGLPESQ
- a CDS encoding pentapeptide repeat-containing protein; amino-acid sequence: MPNSTPKFTFLTFLNTDIRALVTREKLEAGANVLVEAPETLESWGEDAAAIAEALPQVTQLLEGFDADLLDLGEAVPLVAVGAKLLKIYLKVTKAEPTLANSVAVVAQLAYGQALQRDLKQITDPQLRQGLKSLNLNRLCQLQADRLQTVTDAEAKAAVGSLHGSRLGEQLAAVLVEQLQAAEVPEAVAKDWGDRLLRLAQPHWLEAVSTAGETVQPLADLYRLGGRETLERYQSLERYLEEVIAPKPQEKVFGESFTFQDIYVPLLAQPLRSDGEVNRSKSPIALEEWVLESLADEQQKNQVLFIQGGPGRGKSVFCRMMADRLRRQEYPRWVPILIRLRDLTVLEKDFEETLRKGVDRDFAQTDAGWLTDRSIRYLFLLDGFDELLMEGRTSGGLEQFLGQVGRFQESCGRNSEKQHRVLITGRTMALHSIERTMPSNLRRVAIEPLNDTQISQWFQQWDQIQQQDPQTLQTPGQNSPLADSVQELIREPLLLYLFAAMHRDGELEAGIFEGTNAAEAKVLIYEKTLHWVLTQQRAEGLNQQITALDTENLRHILQEAGLAVWQSGRECASLAMIQSRLQQDAGAKAFLDQAQQRLGENPLNNALAVFYLKPGQGEGSVEFVHKSFGEFLCAERLAEALADWAEPGQRRQPFYIPDEAMHWQVYDLLAGQMLTVEVMDSLRVLWFRDAEPENLVRLFDRLHQFYDRWCEGEFLDMAPGENLPQRKMMQLRELGLTLGLRQVDLYTGLNVMILLLELHRYGQNHDSLKDSLHFYPSGQPVGNDRTQRLWKVIAYGDSLNPSTFAIHMRLFLSGADLSSANLSRANLSRANLSSADLSRANLSSADLSRANLRGAYLSSANLSGANLSDADLSRANLRGANLSGANLSNANLSSANLSSANLSSANLRGANLSHANLSGADLRGADLRGANLRGANLSSANLSSANLSSANLSRAYLSGAYLSSANLSGANLSSANLSSANLSSANLSSANL
- a CDS encoding AAA family ATPase, translating into MAMDSVPVPSPAADVPLVGDGRSAYTRIVANIETVIKGQRSAIQKLLAAFVSGGHVLLEDYPGTGKTTLAKTLALSVAAQFKRIQFTPDLLPSDILGVSIFDQNDRSFRFHEGPIFANIVLADEINRASPRTQSALLEAMAESQVSVDGTLRKLSDLFFVIATQNPVESRGTYPLPEAQMDRFALQFSLGYISPEAEVEILSAQVQQHPLDRIQSCLSLEEVMDLKQRVKGIRVSDEIKRYVVDIVHGTRQKAGVQLGASPRASLTLMKIAQAIAFFEGREMVTPADVQFLAQDVLAHRIIMDPQARFSGLTAAGAIAEILEALPVPT
- a CDS encoding aspartate kinase — protein: MALMVQKYGGTSVGSAERIQAVARRIQATVAQGNQVVAVVSAMGKTTDGLVSLAHEISQNPSRRELDMLLSTGEQISIALLSMALQELGQPARSMTGAQVGIVTEAHHTRARILEIKPDRLQAALDQGEVVVVAGFQGISHSGDLEITTLGRGGSDTSAVALAAALGADVCEIYTDVPGILTTDPRLVPEAQLMTEITADEMLELASLGAKVLHPRAVEIARNYGVPLVVRSSWSDEPGTRVVSAPNRSRSLVGLEIAQPVDGVEFDSDQAKVALLHVPDCPGVAAKLFGEIAGRNLNVDLIIQSIHDGNSNDIAFTVGKASLNRAEAVAEALLPVLGSPKDGGEMAAVMTDADIAKVSIEGAGMIGRPGVAAQMFQALAEAGVNLQMISTSEVKVSCVIAAADRDRAIEALCRTFQVSSSNLKAAEPLDPALASTLPPVRGVALDRQQAQLAIRSVPDRPGMAAKIFTLLAEHQVSVDMIIQSQRCRRVGDQLTRDIACTVARTDAATAQSVLAAVAPQWGCGAIEINPAIAKVSVVGAGMMYQPGVATRFFQALAESQINIQMIATSEIKICCLVDEAQAIDALQAVHQAFGLGGRERVQVSA